The following are encoded in a window of Candidatus Microthrix parvicella Bio17-1 genomic DNA:
- a CDS encoding HPP family protein has product MSDKAAPSISEVMTTEVITADRSQALSEVYDLFESRNIHHLPVMDGQKPVGMVSASDVLRLVYDIEDPTDRMMRSMLDHQFNIDDAMTADLDTLTVDATVRDAADRLSGGDYHSVVVIDAVGHLAGIVTSTDLIRYLRDHV; this is encoded by the coding sequence ATGAGCGACAAGGCTGCACCGTCCATTTCCGAGGTGATGACCACAGAGGTGATCACCGCCGACCGGTCTCAGGCGTTGTCGGAGGTCTACGACCTGTTTGAGTCCCGGAACATCCACCACCTACCGGTGATGGATGGCCAGAAGCCGGTGGGCATGGTGTCGGCCAGCGACGTATTGCGGTTGGTCTACGACATCGAGGATCCGACCGACCGGATGATGCGGTCGATGCTGGACCACCAGTTCAACATCGATGATGCGATGACCGCTGATCTGGACACGCTGACGGTGGACGCCACCGTCCGCGACGCGGCCGACCGCCTGTCGGGCGGCGACTATCACTCGGTGGTGGTGATCGACGCCGTTGGGCACCTGGCTGGAATTGTCACCTCCACCGACTTGATTCGTTACCTGCGCGACCACGTCTGA
- a CDS encoding thioredoxin family protein, whose product MSRTLSTMMPLGTRLPAFELPEADGTTWSTSAAPGTPGVLVMFICNHCPFVVHIGRELGLLTQRWSARGLTVVAVNSNDTDAYPDDAPERMAPTARSFGWDFPYLVDTGAKVAEAFRAACTPDFFLFDGTGTLTYRGRFDAARPGNDIPVTGSDLRAAVNAVFDGAPPPAEQLPSMGCNIKWPVGREPNWLG is encoded by the coding sequence ATGAGCCGAACACTCTCCACCATGATGCCCCTCGGCACCAGGCTGCCGGCGTTCGAGCTGCCGGAAGCCGACGGCACCACCTGGAGCACGTCGGCGGCGCCGGGCACCCCCGGTGTGCTGGTGATGTTCATCTGCAATCACTGCCCGTTCGTGGTGCATATCGGGCGCGAGTTGGGCCTGCTGACCCAACGTTGGTCGGCCCGTGGGCTCACCGTCGTCGCCGTCAACTCGAACGACACCGATGCGTATCCCGATGACGCCCCGGAACGGATGGCACCCACGGCTCGCTCCTTCGGGTGGGATTTTCCGTACCTGGTGGATACCGGTGCCAAGGTGGCCGAGGCGTTCCGTGCTGCCTGCACCCCCGACTTTTTCCTTTTCGACGGCACCGGAACCTTGACGTACCGGGGGCGTTTCGATGCCGCCCGGCCGGGCAACGACATTCCCGTCACCGGCTCGGACCTTCGGGCCGCCGTCAATGCCGTGTTTGACGGAGCTCCCCCTCCGGCGGAACAGCTTCCGTCGATGGGCTGCAACATCAAGTGGCCTGTGGGCCGCGAGCCCAACTGGCTTGGCTAG
- a CDS encoding GNAT family N-acetyltransferase: MSNSADVNDSTATLEVVNRPEDGRYELLRDGSVIGHAAYSLNGDEITIPHVETDPALRNQGLGSALMAGVIADVVERNLSVVPVCPFAAAYLHDNPDLAYLIKR; the protein is encoded by the coding sequence GTGAGCAACAGCGCCGACGTCAACGACAGCACCGCCACGCTCGAGGTGGTGAATCGACCGGAGGATGGTCGATACGAACTGCTTCGAGACGGCTCGGTCATTGGCCACGCCGCCTATTCGCTGAATGGCGACGAGATCACCATCCCGCATGTGGAAACCGATCCCGCCCTTCGCAACCAGGGTTTGGGGTCGGCGCTGATGGCCGGCGTGATCGCCGACGTGGTGGAGCGCAACCTGTCGGTCGTGCCCGTGTGCCCGTTCGCCGCCGCCTACCTGCACGACAACCCAGACCTGGCCTACCTCATCAAGCGGTAG
- a CDS encoding radical SAM protein: MSVEAPTDPEATVNETVGPIAAAIESGLLPGRVWVYSNYHCNLECAYCLTESAPRSTRRIIGPEQMVAIAEQAAALGFKEVGVTGGEPFLRRDLPDIIVAMSEHLPVTVLTNGTLFGGDRLDALDVLVDRPVRFQISLDSPDPEPNDAMRGPLNYAKVVDAVPRMVGRGHTVRIATTVDEGAMMPDDQVRLCALHRSWGITDDDHLVRPIITSGRAEDSGMGERFARDQLPPELTISDHGAFWSAFGPTVHKGRTDTHLLITRTTLPLEVPALALLGLVEGRPPGADASIGIR; this comes from the coding sequence GTGAGCGTCGAAGCACCAACGGATCCCGAAGCGACCGTGAACGAAACCGTCGGGCCCATCGCAGCGGCGATCGAGTCGGGCCTGCTGCCGGGCCGGGTCTGGGTGTACTCCAATTATCACTGCAACCTGGAGTGCGCCTACTGCCTGACCGAGTCGGCGCCCAGATCGACCCGTCGCATCATCGGCCCCGAGCAGATGGTGGCCATCGCAGAACAGGCCGCAGCGCTTGGCTTCAAAGAGGTGGGCGTCACCGGCGGCGAACCCTTCCTGCGGCGCGACCTGCCCGACATCATCGTGGCCATGTCGGAACACCTTCCGGTGACCGTGCTGACCAACGGCACGCTGTTTGGCGGCGACCGCCTGGATGCACTCGATGTGTTGGTGGATCGGCCGGTGCGCTTCCAGATTTCGTTGGACTCGCCCGACCCGGAGCCCAACGACGCGATGCGCGGTCCGTTGAACTACGCCAAGGTGGTGGACGCTGTGCCCCGCATGGTGGGGCGCGGTCACACCGTGCGGATCGCCACCACCGTGGATGAGGGCGCCATGATGCCCGATGACCAGGTCAGGCTGTGCGCCCTGCACCGCAGCTGGGGCATCACCGATGACGACCACCTGGTGCGCCCGATCATCACCAGCGGCCGTGCCGAAGACTCCGGCATGGGTGAACGCTTCGCCCGCGACCAGCTTCCACCCGAACTTACGATCTCCGACCACGGCGCCTTCTGGTCGGCGTTTGGGCCGACCGTGCACAAGGGGCGTACGGACACGCATCTGCTGATCACCCGAACCACCCTGCCGCTGGAGGTGCCCGCCCTGGCGCTGCTGGGCCTGGTGGAGGGGCGCCCGCCCGGTGCCGATGCCAGCATCGGCATCCGTTGA
- a CDS encoding carboxymuconolactone decarboxylase family protein → MTQVELLDPTTAPLLVEDLFAGGDPGPIAAAFAQVPELALVALPFLGASLGAGSTGARVKELAILRTSAVLACRYCVAAHTTVALDVGLTDAEVRGLRGEVQWADEFDDPAELALLAWIDEVAGGRGAVSAAVTEAAKAHFEDYELVELTNTIGVTMLLNRFCSALKLPVGDDTLARLASGGFEVDL, encoded by the coding sequence GTGACTCAAGTGGAACTGCTCGACCCAACCACGGCGCCGCTGTTGGTGGAGGATCTCTTCGCCGGTGGGGACCCCGGCCCGATTGCAGCAGCCTTCGCCCAGGTGCCCGAGCTGGCGTTGGTGGCCTTGCCGTTTTTGGGGGCGTCCTTGGGTGCTGGAAGCACCGGTGCCCGCGTGAAGGAACTGGCCATCCTGCGCACCTCGGCGGTGTTGGCCTGCCGCTACTGCGTGGCCGCCCACACGACGGTGGCGTTGGACGTGGGACTGACCGATGCCGAGGTACGGGGCCTTCGGGGCGAGGTGCAGTGGGCCGACGAGTTTGACGATCCGGCCGAGCTGGCGTTGCTGGCGTGGATCGACGAGGTGGCCGGAGGCCGGGGTGCCGTGAGCGCTGCGGTGACCGAGGCGGCCAAAGCACACTTTGAGGACTACGAACTGGTGGAGCTGACCAACACCATTGGGGTGACGATGTTGTTGAACAGGTTCTGCTCCGCGTTGAAATTGCCTGTGGGAGACGACACGCTGGCGAGGCTTGCCTCCGGCGGATTTGAGGTGGACCTGTGA
- a CDS encoding zinc-dependent peptidase — translation MTALGDWWRNRREPFEFPDEWRRMLEACVAPWDTLSADERERMEQLVLQLIVNKRWEATAGMAITDEMKVVIAGNAALLVLELGIEAYGKVGSILVAPHEVRVSGREFSFVPGLLTDGPVTLSGETSERGPVMITWNSVTREARHPEHGHNVVFHEFAHKLDLLDGVVDGTPPLSDPALVDRWVEVFTREYEAVGRGEGSPLLRAYASVNPGEFFAVVTEVFFTRGSELREDRADLYELLAGFYRQDPAKRTRIVRNGLRRE, via the coding sequence ATGACGGCCCTGGGCGACTGGTGGCGGAACCGCCGCGAACCGTTTGAATTTCCTGACGAGTGGCGCCGCATGCTGGAAGCGTGCGTGGCGCCGTGGGACACCTTGTCGGCGGACGAACGTGAGCGCATGGAACAACTGGTGCTGCAACTGATCGTCAACAAGCGGTGGGAGGCCACCGCCGGCATGGCCATCACCGACGAAATGAAGGTGGTGATCGCCGGGAATGCCGCCCTGTTGGTGCTGGAACTGGGCATCGAAGCGTACGGAAAGGTGGGGTCGATTCTGGTGGCGCCCCACGAAGTGCGGGTGTCGGGCAGGGAGTTCTCGTTTGTGCCGGGCCTGCTGACCGACGGGCCGGTGACGCTCTCGGGCGAGACCAGCGAGCGGGGTCCGGTGATGATCACGTGGAACTCGGTCACCCGGGAGGCCCGCCACCCGGAGCATGGACACAACGTGGTGTTCCACGAGTTCGCCCACAAGCTGGACCTGCTGGACGGGGTGGTGGACGGCACCCCGCCGCTGAGCGACCCGGCGTTGGTGGACCGCTGGGTGGAGGTGTTCACCCGGGAGTATGAGGCGGTGGGGCGGGGCGAGGGTTCGCCACTGCTGCGGGCGTACGCCTCGGTGAACCCGGGCGAGTTCTTTGCCGTGGTGACCGAGGTGTTTTTCACCCGAGGGTCGGAGCTGCGAGAGGATCGTGCCGATCTCTACGAACTGCTGGCGGGCTTCTACCGTCAGGACCCCGCCAAGCGAACCAGAATCGTCCGCAACGGCCTGCGCCGGGAATGA